GTATGAAATTGATCATTAAAATCTTACTATTTGTCATGCATCTCATTTGCTTTTGGGCAAGCTAAAATGAGACAATTAAACGATCTGATTAATAAGGATGAAGACGGCATAAAGTTAAGTCTTGGCTTGGAAAGATGCTGCGTTATAACTGGGCACCGACAGGCCGCATGCCCCAAACGGTGATTGCCATTTGTTATAACGATACCAGTGACGATTTCTTTTGTCCTTTTTTCGAAAAAGTTGTTCCTGTGCGAAAATTATATAGTCCCGATGCAAGTAGCGAAGATTGGGTGCTGCAAACGATCTATCGCTGTAAAAAACCTAAGCAGGACTTTAACAAAATGAAAGATTTGTTTAAAAGTTGAATATTTGAATACGCATGCTGCTTACTTTATTTGGCTGGGCTGCAAGAAGTATAAAATTGTATTAAGAAGGGGCTATCTAACCTTTAGATAACCCCTCGCACGTTAAGTTTTTCGTTGCTATTGCGCTAAATCGATTGAATTTGTCTAATCATTTGGTTGGTAAATCCCCATTCGTTGTCGTACCAAGCCATCACTTTTACCAGATCGCCATCGACAACTCGAGTCATTTCTAGATCTACTGTCGCTGCGAATGGACTTTTGATAATATCGGTAGATACCAGGGGCTCATCAGTCACCGTAAGCACCTTTTTATAACGATCAGTTTTTGATTCTTCGCTCAAGATTTGGTTGATCTCTTCGATTGTGGTGGGCCTTTCTGCAATAAACGTAATATCGGAAATGGATCCTACTGGAACAGGCACCCTCACAGCTATACCGTCAAACTTTCCGGCGTATTGCGGAAGTGCTTTTGTCGTCGCTATTGCAGCACCAGTGGCCGCGGGGGCAAGGTTAATGCCTGCAGCCCTTCCCATACGTGGTTCTTTTTTTGATGGAGCATCGACCAATGCCTGTGAAGCCGTATAACCGTGTGTGGTATTTAGTATTGCTTTTTTTATTCCCAGTCTTCTACCCAATATTTCGATTACTGGACTTATATTGTTGGTCGTACAGCTTGCGCACGAAAAAACAGAAACCCTGCCATCTTCAGTATTTACCCCATGGACCACTGTCGGCGTATCTTTAGTAGGACCCGAGATGACGACAAATTTTGCTCCAGAGGCCAAATGTTTTTCGGCGTCCGCTTTGTTGGTGAAAATGCCCGTACTTTCTATAACGATATCCGCTTGAATATCTTTCCAAGGTAACTTTTCGATCTCCCTGATACTTGTATATTTAATCGGTTTTCCATCGACCACAAGTGTATCTCCCTCGATGTGCACATCTCTTTCATATTTCCCATAGTTACTATCGTATTTAAGCAGATATGCAGCGTTTTCAATACTCATCAGATCATTGATTCCAACGACCTCAAGATCGACAGTTTCTGTT
The Sphingobacterium multivorum genome window above contains:
- a CDS encoding type I glyceraldehyde-3-phosphate dehydrogenase; translated protein: MKKIAINGFGRIGRAALKIITETVDLEVVGINDLMSIENAAYLLKYDSNYGKYERDVHIEGDTLVVDGKPIKYTSIREIEKLPWKDIQADIVIESTGIFTNKADAEKHLASGAKFVVISGPTKDTPTVVHGVNTEDGRVSVFSCASCTTNNISPVIEILGRRLGIKKAILNTTHGYTASQALVDAPSKKEPRMGRAAGINLAPAATGAAIATTKALPQYAGKFDGIAVRVPVPVGSISDITFIAERPTTIEEINQILSEESKTDRYKKVLTVTDEPLVSTDIIKSPFAATVDLEMTRVVDGDLVKVMAWYDNEWGFTNQMIRQIQSI